AGTTGGAGGAAATGGTGCCATGAGTTCCATGATAGATATCTCCAAAAGAAAAGTTTCATCTTCAGTTACAGTGACATTAAAAATTGGCAGCATATCTGCAAAGGTGGTAATCCCCCCCAGCTCCCCAAGGACCATGGCACACAGGCTAAGAACCAGCAGCttctgttccaggcactgtgcctgATACTGGGAATGTGGATTCAGTCCAAGTCCTCTCGAAGCCCATCCAGCAAGGGGCACTGACAAGTAATCAGGGAGTTTTTCAAGAATTCATTCacacacaagaaaacaaaagaaaaaaaagaattaatttgcAGCTGTCATCAGCTGTGGACGGGAGCCTTCTGAAGGGAAGCACTTGGGAGCCTGCAGGAAGAATACCTATGCCAGACTTGGAATTGAAAAGGCCTCACTGGAGAAAGAGACATTTGATGTAAATGAGTCTGAAAGGCTTGGGAGGAGCTTGATTCCCTTCTCTAATCCTTCCTGTCCCAGAACTGAGATGTGTGGTCAGAACAAGTTGTTCTGCTATGGCCTAGGCAGTCACTGCTAGGAGTAACCTGAAACCTTGTTTTGTGGTACCAGGTACAGTGGCAGTGGCCTTGTCAGGGTCTGGacgcttttaaaaaatttttttgagacagtctcactctcttgcccaggttggagtgcagtggtgtgatcttggctcactgcaacctcttcctcctctgcctcccaggttcaagcaattcttgtgcctcagcctcccaaataactgggattacaggtgcacgccaccatgcccagcaattttttttttgtatttttagtagagatgggtttcgctgtgttggccaggctggtctcaaactcttgacctcaagtgatccgcctgcctcagcctcccaaagtgctgggatcatagacgtgagccactgtccctggccaagGTCTGGGCACTTTTATTTGGTAAAATTGGAAGTGTAGTTTCTGACTGTTTCTGAATTATTTGGTGGAGAATAAGAATTAACTGGAAACTCCTTTTGTATCCGATCCATATAGTATTGGGACAAAATTATAGGATAGATTACATTGAATACATATTCATAAAAAAATGtagcagatcttggctcactgcaggctccgcctccgggttcatgccattctcctgcctcaccctcccggttcatgccattctcctgcctcagcctcccaagtagctgggactacaggtgcctgccaccatgcctggctaatttttatttttgtgtttttagtagaaacaggatttcaccgtgttagccaggatggtctcgatctcctgacctcgtgatccgcccgcctcggcctcccaaagtgctgcgattacaggcatgagccaccgtgcccggctgaaaaTCACAATTCTAATCTCATGTCTCAAGATAATCTTTGTTATTAGTTTGTGtaggaaatacacatttttattttacaaaagtataTTATTCTTTATCGCTTTTTTGCAGCCTGTTCTTTTTCATTCAATGTATATTGAGCATTCTTTCCTATTATGTATGacagattgcttttttttttttttttaactatggaTATAAAAAGTCTgaggtggccgggcacggtagctcatgcctgtaaccccagcactttgggaggccgaggcgggtggatcacctgaggtctggagtgtgagatcagcctggccaagatggtgcaaccctgtctctactaaaagtacaaaaattagctggacgtggtgacacacacctgtaatcccagctactccggaggctgagggagaattgcttgaacctgggaagtggaggttgcagtgagccaagattgtgccactgcactccagcctggcgaaagagcaagactctgtctcaaaacaataaaaattaaaaaataaaaggtctgAGACAGATTGCATTTTGATGTCACTGTTTAGAAGTAGACTAGATTCTAGGTGCTTTTTAGCACCCTggaagtttcttcctttttttggcaGTTGaggatagggtctcactctgttacccaggctggagtgtattgcagccttgaactcctgggctcaagcaatcttcccatctcagccttttgAGTGGCTGGGAGTATAGGGGTGCACtgctatgctcagctaattttttattttttgtagagatgggttctcactgtgttgtctaagctgatctcaaactcctggcctcaagtgatcctcctgcctcagcctcccaaagtgctgggatcacaggtatgagccaccatgcctggcttatccTGGAAGTTAGACATCCCAGTGACTATTGTCCCCTTTAAGGAGGGGGCCATGGGAAGCAATACTGGTAATGGGAAAAATGGATTTGGGAAATTTTTCTAAGTGTTGTAGGGTGGCACACTCACACTCTCAGGGTTCTGCCCTGAGAGCCTTTTAGGATGGGTAAGAGGGACTATAACACCTCTACCTCTCAGCCCCAGGCACAGAGACAGCTGCAGCTTCTGAGCTGAGCCCTGTGTGTAGCATGTAAAGGGGATGACCAGTGCCTTATGGTTTGTCTTTACCACTGCTGGTTTGGGGCTGTGGACTACAATTGGCCTGTTAGAAATCCCTGGCCTTGTTATCTAGCAGAATCTGTTTTGCCTTTTGGGAAGTGAGTGTTCGGTCAggtcttttgtttttgtatgtgGGTCACCTGGCTGTCCTTCACCTTCCTTTTTGAAGTCAGTCTGTCAGCCCTAGGACAGACCAAGACTTTCCGTTGAATCAACAATTATTAAAGGCCTGCCTGACCCTTGGTGGGTAATACTGGTGGGATTAAAGTTCTCCCTGCCCTCTGAGAGCTTGCTCTGTAGCTGACTGTGTCATCTTATTGACCACAATTCCAAGTGTGGCCAAACCCTGGGAGTCCCTGATGGCATCCTGATTTCTCTGTAACTTTCCTTTCCAGTGCCTGCTCACCGTGGTTAAGTTACTTGCCACTGTCACCACCCAGGAGGTACAGAAGGAGGAGTTAAGGTGTTCTTCTCCTTGTCCACTGCCGCAGACCTTGATCTGACCTGACTGACCACTTCCCTTGGCTACCATGCTCCTGCCTCTAGTCTTGCTTTTGCCACTTCATGCCTTCCCCACTGTGCCGCCAGATGAGTCATTCTGAAACCAAGCTCTGATGTCACCTCCCATTCATGAATTGTAAGtgactctcctctctttctctgcagGAGATGTCAAGCCCTGACCTAGTGTGCGTGTGCAAAGCCATGTTCAGTACAGCCTGTCTAGCCCTTGGAGCCACCTCTGTCCTGTCTGCCTCCTACCCTCTAGGCTGCAGCCCAGCTGAACTACTTGTAGTTTCTTTCCTACTTGTGGGCACCTGCCACTCTGCTCCCACCATTCCTGTGCTCCTTCAGTCCCTGCATATCTGTCCAGGCCCAGCTGAAGTGTCACCAGTTCAATCAGCCTTCTCTGATTTTCCTTCACTCGGAGGATATTTCTTCCCCTGAACTCCTAGagggttttctctttctctgataATCTGATATAACTCACTGGCTGCCTTTCCTGGTGCTCttggtagaaaatatttctttcagtGGACTGTAGCTTCTGGGAGGCAGGAATAATCTTCCAGTCCCTTCAAGCTTTCACGTGTTGCTTGGCACTCTGCAGGCACTTCAGGAAACCTCATGAGCCTTCCCCTGCCATTTGAGTGACTTGGAGTGCCCAGGGTCATCCCGCAGTCTCAAAGCAGAGCTGGCATTGGACCCTGTTTGACAAGCTCTCTTCCTAACCTCACTGCTTCATCAGGTTTCCCAGGATCATACCATGTCAAGCCCTGAACGAAACCTTTGCTCTGAtgctctgccttcctcttctgtGTTTCCCATCTCACAGATATTGATGACCATGAGATCCCTGCTCAGAACCCCCTTCCTGTGTGGCCTGCTCTGGGCCTTTTGTGCCCCAGGCACCAGGGCTGAGGAGCCTGCAGCCAGCTTCTCCCAACCCGGCAGCATGGGCCTGGATAAGAACACAGTGCACGACCAAGAGTACGTATTCAGCCCGGGCTGTGGTCCAGGGGCCTCCCCATCATCTGCAGCTGAGCCAGCAGCAAGGGCACACTCagtcctcctttccttcttcctgtttCTATGGCTCCTTGACATTCTTCAAGGTTGATTCTTACTCCTTATTGCCACCTATAAGTCAGGTATTCTTTTCTCATCATTGTGTCACAGGTGGAAGATCTTTAGGCCCAAATGGGGCACATTACTTGCCTGAATccagtctctcctttttttcACCACAGacagacacgcacacatacaAATAGACACACAGGTACACATACACAGTCGTAGTAGCAGAATCCAGAAAATAGCTAAGGTTTCTTGACTATAACAAGACCTTTTTTAAATCAACACATTCAAACATTGAATCATTTGTTGCAGCTTTTGTCTTGGGCCAGTTAGCCTCACGCATTATACTCAGTTATCCTTTgtttttaaggctgggcacagtggctcacacctgtaatctcagtgctttgggaggctgaggcaggtggattgcttgagcccaggaattcaagaccagccttggcaatatagggaaaacctgtctctactaaaaaattgcaaaaaattagctggatgtggcagtacatgcctatggtcccagctacctggggggctgaagtgggagaatcaactgagcttgggaagttgaggccacaatgagccaagatcatgctcctgcactccagcctgggtggcagagtgagaccctgtctcaaaaaaaaaaaaattgttttaaaagacatatttttaaattgatggcCTGAAAATGTTATAACGAAATTCTAATAATAAAGAGGAAAGAATACCCTAATCCTGCCAGCATAACAGATGGTCTATTTGACTTTTCCTGCTCCTCTCAAGGCCCCGTCTATCTCTGTGTAATCCTCGAATGTGGTCTGCCACtgctggtgtttgtttttctgagctgGAGGAAGTTTAAGATCTTGAACTTTTCAGAGTCCTTAAGATTTCAGCATGATCCCAGTGTCTGTCAATTGGCTTGAACCTGACTGTTGATTTTTAGGCACATCATGGAGCATCTAGAAGGTGTCATCAACAAACCAGAGGCGGAGATGTCGCCACAAGAATTGCAGCTCCATTACTTCAAAATGCATGATTATGATGGCAATAATTTGCTTGATGGCTTAGAACTCTCCACAGCCATCACTCATGTCCATAAGGAGGTAGGTCTGGCGGTGGCTTGGGGGACTGTATCACAGAAAGGCTTCCCTTTGTTAATTTGGTCCCCAGTCTTGTTGACTTGTGTTGTCCTTGTGTGCCAAGAGTGCTGCTTctccactgggcatggtggctcacatctgtaatcccagcactttgggagaccaaagtggaaggatcacttgagccaggagttcaagaccagccttggcaatatagtgagaccctgtctctacaaaacaaacaaaacaaaaattaaaaaattagccgggcctggtagtgcatgcctgtagttctaggtactcaggaggctaaggtgggaggattgcttgagtccaggatgtcgaggctatagtgagccataatcatgccaccgcacttcagcctgggcaacagagtgaggccttgtctcaaaaaaagaaaaaaaaaggtgcttttgtttctttctcttctgtgttctGCCTCTTTCTGTCCAACAATCTCTCCCGCAAAGGATAACTTGCTGAGGCAGAAGTCCCAGGGCTAGGCATTTGTATCTTTAAGTGCTACAGGCATTTCTGTTACACACCAGAGTATGAGAGTCAGTGCCTAAAAGACAGACCGTATTCAAACTGCAGAGCAAGGGAGAAGTTACTTCATTTGGGAAGAATGGTGAATTGAGACCAAGGGATTCAGGGATGTGGCAGTAATTGAGGGCTTGTGTGGTACTGTACAGTGCTCCAGAGTTTCTGAAGCCCTTTCAAGTAGGTTAGAGATCTCGTTGGATCTTTGCAACATCTTGAGTAGGCAGTGGCAGGCATTGTTAATACTTCCATTTTCAGTGgcgtgtgcccgtagtcccagctactcatgatgctgaagtaggaggatcacttgagcctgagaggttgaggctgcggcaAGCTGCGAtcttgccactgaactccagcctgggcaatagagcaagacctcgtctcagaaaacaaaaaacaaataaaacctccCATTTTCtaggtgaagaaaatgaaatcaagatctTGTGCCAGtctaagcacagtggctcatgcctgttatcccagcactttgggaggttgaggcaggaggattgcttgagcccaggagttcaagaccaacctgggcagcatggtgatatcccgtctctacaaaaattagctggacatagtgatgctcgcctgtagtcccagctgctggggtgaCGGGGTGGGAGGGTAGTGGGGAGg
The window above is part of the Symphalangus syndactylus isolate Jambi chromosome 14, NHGRI_mSymSyn1-v2.1_pri, whole genome shotgun sequence genome. Proteins encoded here:
- the MCFD2 gene encoding multiple coagulation factor deficiency protein 2 isoform X2, producing the protein MEHLEGVINKPEAEMSPQELQLHYFKMHDYDGNNLLDGLELSTAITHVHKEEGSEQAPLMTEDELINIIDGVLRDDDKNNDGYIDYAEFAKSLQ
- the MCFD2 gene encoding multiple coagulation factor deficiency protein 2 isoform X1; protein product: MTMRSLLRTPFLCGLLWAFCAPGTRAEEPAASFSQPGSMGLDKNTVHDQEHIMEHLEGVINKPEAEMSPQELQLHYFKMHDYDGNNLLDGLELSTAITHVHKEEGSEQAPLMTEDELINIIDGVLRDDDKNNDGYIDYAEFAKSLQ